GGAGTTTGTGGGCTTGCTGTTACAACACGTGTTGCCCAAGGGCTTCCGACGTGCCAGAGACTTCGGGTTTTTGCATGGCAATGCCAAAAAACTGTTGTGGCTGGTGCAGCAGGTGTTGGGGGTGCGCATTCAACACGGGCCCACACCACGCACACGTCCGACCTTCCGCTGTGGTCGCTGTCAGCAGCCG
This window of the Thermodesulfovibrionia bacterium genome carries:
- a CDS encoding transposase gives rise to the protein EFVGLLLQHVLPKGFRRARDFGFLHGNAKKLLWLVQQVLGVRIQHGPTPRTRPTFRCGRCQQPMRIVGFIPKPRQSG